From the Sphingomonas suaedae genome, one window contains:
- a CDS encoding NAD kinase: MTETRRALVASPTTPAETAATELLAGGDWVAVEEAEMLVALGGDGFMLQTLHAMLERRRIVPVFGMNLGTIGFLMNDWRPEGLEERLARARPFKVTPLTMTATTMDGETHVMPAINEVSLLRETRQTAKLEVRVNDRVVLPELVCDGILIATPAGSTAYNLSAHGPILPLGSQLLALTPISPFRPRRWRGAILPEKARISLRVLDPGKRPVSAVADQREVRDVAQVDVQIDHHRDLTLLFDPEHALDERITMEQFIA; encoded by the coding sequence ATGACCGAGACGCGCCGGGCGCTGGTCGCCTCCCCCACCACGCCCGCCGAGACGGCGGCGACCGAATTGCTGGCGGGCGGCGACTGGGTGGCGGTCGAAGAAGCCGAGATGCTGGTCGCGCTGGGGGGCGACGGATTCATGCTCCAGACGCTGCACGCGATGCTGGAGCGGCGGCGGATCGTGCCGGTGTTCGGGATGAACCTGGGCACGATCGGCTTCCTGATGAACGACTGGCGACCCGAAGGGCTGGAAGAGCGACTGGCGCGGGCGCGGCCGTTCAAGGTGACGCCGCTGACGATGACCGCGACGACGATGGACGGCGAGACGCATGTCATGCCCGCGATCAACGAGGTGTCGCTGCTGCGCGAAACGCGCCAGACCGCCAAGCTGGAGGTGCGGGTCAACGACCGCGTCGTGCTGCCCGAGCTGGTGTGCGACGGGATATTGATCGCGACTCCGGCCGGGTCGACGGCGTACAACCTGTCCGCGCACGGGCCGATCCTGCCGCTGGGGTCGCAATTGCTGGCACTGACCCCGATCAGCCCGTTCCGTCCGCGCCGCTGGCGCGGCGCGATCCTGCCGGAAAAGGCACGGATCTCGCTGCGCGTGCTCGACCCCGGCAAGCGGCCGGTGAGCGCAGTGGCGGACCAGCGCGAGGTACGCGACGTGGCGCAGGTGGACGTGCAGATCGACCATCATCGCGACCTGACGCTGTTGTTCGATCCGGAACATGCGCTGGACGAGCGGATCACGATGGAACAGTTCATCGCGTGA
- the moaA gene encoding GTP 3',8-cyclase MoaA: protein MDVAPAPIPRPLTDGRLVDGQGRAIRYLRISVTDRCDLRCRYCMAEEMTFLPRSALLALEEIALIAERFVARGVTKIRLTGGEPLVRRDAMDLARRLGRMVGAGLDELTLTTNGTRLADHAQALADAGVQRINVSLDSRDPELFRFVTRHGDVAQVLNGIEAARAAGLRVKINMVALKGLNDAEIPAMLDWAAQEDMDLTLIETMPLGRIEGDRADRFVPLTTVLDALRQRFDLAPDRHDSGGPARYWRVGGSGTRLGLISPLTGNFCATCNRVRLTTEGKLYSCLGHDDHVDLRAAIRDGGLAAVDEAIDAALGAKPARHEFDVTRGAGPAVARHMSVTGG from the coding sequence ATGGATGTCGCGCCCGCCCCGATCCCCCGGCCCCTTACGGATGGGCGCCTAGTAGATGGTCAGGGCCGCGCGATCCGCTATCTGCGGATATCGGTGACCGACCGGTGCGACCTGCGCTGCCGCTATTGCATGGCGGAGGAAATGACCTTCCTGCCCCGCAGCGCATTGCTGGCGCTGGAGGAGATCGCGCTGATCGCCGAACGTTTCGTCGCGCGGGGGGTGACCAAGATCCGGCTGACCGGCGGCGAACCGCTGGTACGGCGCGATGCGATGGACCTGGCCCGGCGGCTTGGACGGATGGTTGGTGCGGGTCTCGACGAATTGACGCTGACGACCAACGGCACGCGGCTTGCCGACCATGCGCAGGCGCTCGCGGATGCGGGGGTGCAGCGGATCAATGTCAGCCTGGACAGTCGCGACCCGGAACTGTTCCGCTTTGTCACCCGCCATGGCGATGTCGCGCAGGTGCTGAACGGGATCGAGGCCGCGCGCGCGGCGGGCCTGAGGGTCAAGATCAACATGGTCGCGCTCAAGGGGCTCAACGACGCGGAAATCCCGGCGATGCTCGACTGGGCGGCGCAGGAGGACATGGACCTGACGCTGATCGAGACGATGCCGCTGGGCCGGATCGAGGGCGACCGCGCCGACCGGTTCGTGCCCCTGACGACTGTTCTGGACGCCCTTCGCCAGCGGTTCGACCTTGCGCCCGATCGTCACGACAGCGGCGGACCCGCGCGCTACTGGCGCGTCGGCGGGAGCGGTACGCGGCTGGGGCTGATTTCGCCGCTCACCGGCAATTTCTGTGCGACGTGCAACCGGGTGCGGCTGACCACCGAAGGGAAGCTCTATTCCTGCCTGGGTCATGACGACCATGTCGATCTGCGCGCGGCGATCCGCGACGGAGGGCTGGCGGCGGTCGATGAAGCGATCGACGCGGCGCTGGGCGCCAAGCCGGCGCGGCATGAATTCGACGTGACGCGGGGCGCCGGTCCCGCCGTTGCGCGGCATATGAGCGTGACCGGCGGATGA
- a CDS encoding putative bifunctional diguanylate cyclase/phosphodiesterase, with translation MSDVAPAPAHPMTGRERPVFLLSFRQRDELATLAAGAGWRVVAARRGEGADRRFLASGASVAVVDARGAVDEGLAAVRALAGVTGANGGALLVLVSRGDAGRLGEFYDAGATQFLASPMREIEFVQALRFAARHAQRVTGDLPPPPGGGEPLGWRYDPALGSLQVTPALAGLLGLSQAPSLRAVLRHVEAVDRGAMRAALARLRAGIQATAFAHDLPGAGRVVEHLQFDARTGRIHALIERLGEVDAGAVVRDALTGVRDAAAARRWIARKLEAGGQVGLALAALGRFEMVNTAYGRDAGDAVLRAASARIAEAAREALGKRVLLARMGGAEFLVAVEGVEEAELRAALARVEEALARPFVIGDAIAPIGARIAMTLSRDGDDAPAMLRRASEALAGTGSEEGDAPLDRLALDLRRAMDSGEIELRFQPQVSVATGTIVGVEALARWRHGELGVVGAETLFAAAERAGLEIALSEHVQRLALADAARWPAPLRSLRLSVNVTAADVARSGFADLFLDWVDSSGFPRSRLTVEITEGGLIDDLGEASRLLSELRSAGCRVAIDDFGTGYSSLAYLKALPLDYLKVDRKLTQDITGSARDRVVVRGVIDMARSLGLTVIAEGVENTEQLELLAKEGCQYYQGFLCAAPLTVAELTTLMETQ, from the coding sequence ATGAGCGACGTCGCGCCCGCGCCAGCACACCCCATGACCGGGCGGGAACGACCGGTGTTCCTGCTGTCCTTCCGCCAGCGCGACGAACTTGCGACGCTCGCCGCCGGCGCCGGGTGGCGCGTCGTCGCCGCGCGGCGGGGGGAGGGGGCGGACCGCCGCTTCCTCGCCAGCGGCGCCAGCGTCGCGGTGGTCGATGCGCGCGGCGCGGTCGATGAAGGGCTGGCGGCGGTCCGTGCGCTCGCGGGCGTGACCGGTGCCAATGGCGGCGCGCTGCTGGTGCTGGTGTCGCGCGGCGACGCCGGGCGCCTTGGTGAATTCTACGATGCGGGCGCCACCCAGTTTCTCGCCAGCCCGATGCGCGAAATCGAGTTCGTTCAGGCGCTGCGCTTCGCTGCGCGCCATGCCCAGCGCGTCACCGGCGATCTTCCGCCGCCGCCCGGCGGGGGCGAGCCGCTCGGCTGGCGCTACGATCCGGCGCTGGGTTCGCTTCAGGTCACGCCCGCGCTCGCCGGCCTGCTCGGCCTGTCGCAGGCGCCGTCGCTGCGCGCGGTGCTGCGCCATGTCGAGGCAGTGGACCGCGGTGCGATGCGCGCGGCGCTCGCCCGGCTGCGCGCCGGGATCCAGGCGACCGCCTTCGCGCACGACCTGCCCGGTGCGGGCCGGGTGGTCGAGCATCTTCAGTTCGACGCGCGCACCGGCCGCATCCACGCGCTGATCGAACGGCTGGGAGAGGTCGATGCCGGCGCCGTCGTGCGCGATGCGCTGACCGGCGTCCGCGATGCCGCCGCCGCGCGTCGCTGGATCGCCCGCAAGCTCGAGGCGGGCGGGCAGGTCGGCCTGGCGCTCGCGGCGCTGGGCCGGTTCGAGATGGTCAACACCGCCTATGGCCGCGACGCGGGCGACGCGGTGCTGCGCGCTGCCTCCGCCCGCATCGCCGAGGCGGCGCGCGAGGCGCTGGGCAAGCGCGTGCTGCTGGCACGGATGGGCGGCGCCGAATTTCTCGTCGCGGTCGAGGGGGTCGAGGAAGCCGAGCTCCGCGCTGCACTGGCGCGGGTCGAGGAAGCGCTGGCCCGCCCCTTCGTGATCGGCGACGCCATCGCCCCGATCGGCGCGCGGATCGCGATGACGCTGTCGCGCGACGGGGACGACGCCCCCGCGATGCTGCGCCGCGCGAGCGAAGCGCTCGCGGGCACGGGCAGCGAGGAGGGCGACGCCCCGCTCGATCGGCTCGCGCTCGACCTGCGCCGGGCGATGGACAGCGGCGAGATCGAACTGCGCTTCCAGCCCCAGGTTTCGGTCGCCACCGGCACGATCGTCGGGGTTGAGGCACTGGCGCGCTGGCGGCATGGCGAACTTGGCGTGGTCGGCGCCGAAACCCTGTTCGCCGCCGCCGAGCGCGCCGGGCTTGAGATCGCGCTGTCAGAACATGTCCAGCGACTCGCGCTCGCCGATGCCGCGCGCTGGCCCGCGCCGCTGCGGTCGCTGCGCCTGTCGGTCAACGTCACCGCCGCCGATGTCGCGCGCTCGGGCTTTGCCGACCTGTTCCTCGACTGGGTCGACAGCAGCGGCTTCCCCCGGTCGCGCCTGACGGTCGAGATTACCGAAGGCGGCCTGATCGACGATCTCGGCGAAGCCTCGCGCCTGCTCAGCGAACTGCGCTCGGCCGGATGCCGCGTCGCGATCGACGATTTCGGCACCGGCTATTCCAGCCTCGCCTATCTGAAGGCGCTCCCGCTCGATTACCTGAAGGTCGATCGCAAGTTGACCCAGGACATCACCGGCAGCGCGCGCGACCGCGTCGTGGTGCGCGGCGTCATCGACATGGCCCGCTCGCTCGGCCTCACCGTGATCGCCGAGGGGGTCGAAAACACCGAACAGCTCGAACTGCTGGCGAAAGAGGGCTGCCAATATTATCAGGGATTCCTCTGCGCGGCGCCACTCACAGTGGCCGAGCTCACGACATTGATGGAGACGCAATGA
- a CDS encoding alpha/beta fold hydrolase: MIYRRTLLSWLGMLGLALTLLAPAAASAQEFESDRIVVTVEGEGADVVLIPGLSSSPRVWTEMIAAIPGYRYHKVQVRGFAGVDKGGNADGDVAAPVAEEIARYIAQAKLGKVAVIGHSMGGTMGLMLAARHPDRVGKLMVVDMLPALGPMFGGPAATPEMLKQISAQVVAGMRSASAEDYAKRLEGTITGMVATEKMRAPALEDALRSDRDVSARAYGELIVTDLRPELAGISAPTVVLYVTPTGAPVTDAQMDGFYTASYATLKGATLTRVPNAAHFLMWDNAPFFQAQVKAFLTG, encoded by the coding sequence ATGATCTATCGCCGCACGCTGCTGTCCTGGCTGGGGATGCTGGGTCTTGCGCTGACGCTGCTCGCGCCCGCCGCCGCGTCGGCCCAGGAGTTTGAGTCGGATCGCATCGTCGTGACGGTGGAAGGCGAGGGCGCGGACGTGGTCCTGATCCCCGGCCTCTCGTCCTCGCCACGCGTCTGGACGGAGATGATCGCCGCGATCCCCGGCTATCGCTACCACAAGGTTCAGGTTCGCGGCTTTGCGGGCGTCGACAAGGGCGGCAATGCCGATGGCGACGTCGCCGCCCCGGTCGCGGAGGAAATCGCCCGTTACATCGCGCAAGCCAAGCTCGGCAAGGTGGCGGTGATCGGCCATTCGATGGGCGGCACGATGGGCCTGATGCTCGCCGCCCGCCACCCTGACCGCGTGGGCAAGCTGATGGTGGTGGACATGCTCCCCGCGCTCGGCCCGATGTTCGGCGGCCCCGCCGCGACCCCCGAAATGCTCAAGCAGATTTCGGCGCAGGTCGTCGCCGGAATGCGCAGCGCCAGCGCCGAGGATTATGCCAAGCGGCTCGAAGGCACGATTACGGGCATGGTCGCGACCGAAAAGATGCGCGCGCCCGCATTGGAGGATGCGCTCAGGTCCGACCGCGACGTCTCGGCCCGCGCCTATGGCGAACTGATCGTCACCGACCTGCGCCCCGAACTTGCCGGGATCTCGGCGCCGACCGTGGTGCTCTATGTGACCCCGACCGGTGCCCCTGTCACCGACGCCCAGATGGACGGCTTCTACACCGCATCTTATGCGACACTGAAGGGCGCGACGTTGACCCGCGTGCCGAACGCCGCGCACTTTCTGATGTGGGACAACGCCCCCTTCTTTCAGGCGCAGGTAAAAGCGTTCCTCACCGGCTGA
- a CDS encoding PAS domain-containing protein: MLLRAQLVLIACAVALTLISLVGWLFDAPYLTGTQFGTPMLPGAIALTLLCSYAIVRTARDRDTGKTGMRRSARIAAWAAVILGLIGLGRHLLGYHDIDGARQLLGAGWIHVSSAAALGNIIIGVALLLPRSVGRGYVYPTLLITPIPALITALLGYAMDAPTLLDAPMFSELSLFATLALALLIPAALLLRPDSGWMAIVTSPSPAGHTARVLLVAAFLLPLGITGLVQVGRLAGVVRYPFGYGAAIVLGVASLAIIAITVASRLDRSDKAARSVQNLVEAIIENTPALIYAKDEAGRFLRVNRRLAESLGLPRDAIVGKTDNDFFPAELAAAYRAADRQVMTSRTALIGEEETRFEGRSQTYLSSKAPLLDEQGESIGIVGISIDITAQKSAEALLALKVQRLKLLDEITRAIARRHDIASIFQAAVVAVEEQFDADLALIGRVAPSGATIEVAQMGPQTHRYRDAFGLSIGREIRATGNPVADCIAQRELIHVDGSAQDVRPGTPAFVTQMGSICITPILVDDEVYGVLIAARRDRDSFDPAECRFLTQLVDHIGLSVQQSIVLETLQRTVEDLRMSQSSALARERLAAIGQMASGIAHDLNNALTPISIRTQSLRENSRDLPPEIQTYLQMVERVFNDMSATIARMRDFYRTDNADLERAPTDLGELIGEVIELTRARWSDMPRQNGVVITVEAELAADLPPALAHTASIRDALTNLILNAVDAMPGGGAIRVRAYPLPSGADERVALEISDTGEGMDAETLAHCIDPFFTTKGDRGTGLGLAMVVAAAQRHGAELEIESSPGVGTTMRMSLPVASAAIIAQPGSVPAARATGQRAETRILIVDDDPAVLESTAGYLSIIGYDVTAAEGGQRGIEELTRAVDAQQPFDILITDLGMPHVDGDRVAAAAKAIAPDTFVIMLTGWGKRLPDGRDNPANVDALLAKPPDLGKLRALLDTVSR, from the coding sequence ATGCTTCTGCGCGCACAGTTGGTACTGATCGCATGTGCGGTCGCGCTTACACTAATTTCGCTCGTCGGGTGGCTGTTCGACGCGCCGTACCTGACCGGCACGCAGTTCGGTACCCCGATGCTGCCCGGCGCGATCGCCCTCACGCTGTTGTGCAGCTACGCGATAGTTCGCACCGCGCGCGATCGGGATACGGGCAAGACCGGCATGAGAAGGTCGGCGCGTATCGCGGCATGGGCGGCAGTGATATTGGGCCTGATCGGGCTCGGCCGCCATTTGCTGGGATATCACGACATTGACGGCGCACGGCAACTGCTTGGCGCGGGCTGGATCCACGTCTCTTCCGCAGCGGCGCTGGGCAACATCATCATTGGCGTTGCCCTGCTGCTCCCGCGCTCCGTGGGGCGCGGATATGTCTATCCCACCCTGCTCATCACCCCGATCCCCGCGCTGATCACCGCGCTGCTCGGCTACGCGATGGATGCGCCTACCCTGCTCGACGCGCCGATGTTTTCCGAATTGTCGCTCTTTGCCACCCTGGCGCTGGCGCTGTTGATTCCCGCCGCGCTGTTGCTGAGACCGGATAGCGGCTGGATGGCGATCGTTACCAGCCCGTCACCGGCGGGGCATACGGCGCGCGTCTTGCTGGTCGCGGCGTTTCTGCTGCCGCTGGGCATCACCGGGCTCGTGCAGGTCGGTCGGCTTGCAGGCGTGGTGCGCTATCCGTTCGGCTATGGCGCTGCCATCGTGCTGGGCGTCGCCAGCCTCGCGATCATCGCCATCACCGTCGCTTCGCGTCTCGATCGCAGCGACAAAGCCGCGCGAAGCGTCCAGAATCTGGTCGAGGCGATCATCGAGAACACCCCGGCGCTGATCTATGCCAAGGACGAGGCGGGGCGTTTCCTGCGGGTGAACCGGCGGTTGGCCGAGAGTCTGGGCCTGCCCCGCGACGCCATCGTCGGCAAGACCGACAATGACTTTTTCCCGGCCGAGCTTGCCGCAGCCTATCGCGCCGCCGACCGGCAGGTGATGACGTCCCGGACCGCGTTGATCGGAGAGGAGGAGACGCGTTTCGAGGGGCGTTCGCAAACCTACCTGTCGTCAAAGGCGCCGCTGCTTGATGAACAGGGGGAGAGCATCGGGATCGTCGGGATTTCGATCGATATCACCGCCCAGAAATCCGCCGAGGCGCTTCTCGCCCTGAAGGTTCAGCGCCTGAAACTGCTGGACGAGATCACCCGGGCGATTGCGCGGCGTCACGATATCGCGAGCATCTTTCAGGCGGCGGTGGTCGCGGTCGAGGAGCAGTTCGATGCCGACCTCGCCCTGATCGGTCGGGTCGCCCCGTCCGGCGCGACGATCGAGGTGGCGCAGATGGGGCCGCAGACCCATCGATATCGCGACGCGTTCGGACTGAGCATCGGCCGCGAGATTCGGGCGACGGGCAACCCGGTGGCTGACTGTATCGCGCAGCGGGAGCTGATCCATGTCGACGGCTCCGCGCAGGATGTCCGCCCCGGGACGCCGGCCTTCGTCACGCAGATGGGATCGATCTGCATCACACCGATCCTGGTGGACGACGAAGTCTATGGGGTGCTGATCGCCGCGCGCCGTGATCGCGACTCGTTCGACCCCGCCGAATGCCGGTTCTTGACGCAGTTGGTCGACCATATCGGCCTGTCGGTTCAGCAGAGCATCGTGCTGGAGACGCTGCAGCGGACGGTCGAGGACCTGAGGATGAGCCAGTCATCGGCACTGGCGCGCGAGCGGCTTGCCGCGATCGGCCAGATGGCAAGCGGTATCGCCCACGATCTGAACAACGCGCTGACCCCGATCAGCATCCGGACCCAGTCGCTACGCGAGAATAGCCGCGATTTGCCGCCAGAAATCCAGACCTATTTGCAGATGGTGGAGCGCGTCTTCAACGACATGTCCGCGACGATTGCGCGGATGCGCGATTTCTATCGTACCGACAATGCCGACCTGGAACGCGCGCCTACCGATCTGGGCGAGCTGATCGGCGAGGTGATCGAGCTGACCCGGGCGCGGTGGAGCGACATGCCCCGCCAGAACGGCGTGGTGATCACGGTCGAGGCGGAGCTGGCCGCGGATCTGCCGCCGGCACTCGCGCACACCGCGTCGATTCGCGACGCGCTTACCAACCTCATCCTCAACGCGGTCGATGCGATGCCCGGCGGCGGGGCCATCCGGGTGCGGGCATATCCTCTGCCGTCGGGCGCGGACGAGCGGGTCGCGCTGGAGATTTCGGATACGGGCGAGGGGATGGACGCAGAGACGCTCGCGCACTGCATCGACCCCTTTTTCACCACCAAGGGAGATCGCGGCACCGGGCTGGGCCTGGCGATGGTCGTCGCCGCGGCACAGCGACACGGCGCGGAGCTGGAAATCGAGAGCAGTCCGGGCGTTGGAACGACGATGCGGATGTCGCTGCCGGTGGCGTCCGCGGCGATCATCGCACAACCGGGCAGCGTCCCGGCCGCGCGCGCGACCGGTCAACGCGCGGAAACGCGAATATTGATCGTGGACGACGACCCGGCGGTTCTGGAATCCACCGCCGGCTATCTCAGCATCATCGGCTATGACGTCACCGCCGCCGAAGGGGGGCAGCGCGGCATCGAGGAATTGACCCGGGCGGTCGACGCGCAACAGCCGTTCGACATCCTCATCACCGATTTGGGTATGCCGCATGTCGATGGCGACCGCGTCGCCGCCGCGGCGAAGGCGATTGCGCCCGACACGTTCGTCATCATGCTGACGGGTTGGGGGAAACGCCTGCCCGACGGGCGGGACAACCCCGCAAATGTCGACGCGCTGCTCGCCAAGCCGCCCGACCTGGGCAAGCTGCGCGCCCTGCTCGACACGGTCAGCCGGTGA
- a CDS encoding SDR family NAD(P)-dependent oxidoreductase — MTEPTLSGRIALVTGASRGIGAATAIALAAQGAHVVLTARTAGGLEEVEEAIHAAGGSATIAPMDLIETDSIPRLAAAVAERWGKLDILVLNAAALGTLSAISAFDPKEVAKVLALNVSAQAALIGAFDGLLRKSDGARVIGVTSSVGRRPRAYWGLYGATKAAFENLLLSYADEVRNLTKVRVALLDPGATRTKMRARAYPGEAPESVKPPEVVAERVVAMLGEDFDTGAYEAI; from the coding sequence ATGACCGAACCGACGCTTTCGGGGCGCATCGCGCTCGTCACCGGGGCCAGCCGGGGCATCGGCGCGGCGACCGCGATCGCGCTTGCCGCACAGGGTGCTCATGTCGTGCTGACCGCGCGCACGGCGGGCGGGCTGGAAGAGGTGGAGGAGGCGATCCATGCCGCGGGCGGATCGGCGACGATCGCGCCGATGGACCTGATCGAGACCGATTCGATCCCGCGCCTTGCCGCCGCAGTGGCGGAGCGCTGGGGCAAGCTCGACATCCTGGTGCTCAATGCGGCGGCGCTCGGCACGCTGTCGGCAATTTCGGCGTTCGACCCCAAGGAAGTGGCGAAGGTGCTGGCGCTCAATGTCAGCGCGCAGGCGGCGCTGATCGGCGCGTTCGACGGGTTGCTGCGCAAGTCCGACGGTGCCCGCGTGATCGGCGTGACGTCGAGCGTCGGGCGACGCCCGCGCGCCTATTGGGGCCTGTACGGCGCGACCAAGGCGGCGTTCGAGAATCTGCTGCTGAGCTATGCCGACGAGGTGCGCAACCTGACCAAGGTGCGCGTCGCGCTGCTCGATCCGGGCGCCACCCGGACCAAGATGAGGGCGCGCGCCTATCCGGGTGAGGCGCCGGAGAGCGTCAAGCCGCCCGAGGTCGTCGCGGAGCGGGTCGTCGCGATGCTGGGCGAGGACTTCGATACCGGCGCATACGAAGCGATCTGA
- the purF gene encoding amidophosphoribosyltransferase has translation MLTTHPFDTPDEFGDKLREECGVFGVSGAEGAAALVALGLHALQHRGQEAAGITSWDGHNFHTHRAMGHVAGNFDRDEVIRALAGTVACGHVRYSTTGETALRNVQPLYAELANGGFAIAHNGNISNAMHLRRELIRRGSIFQSTSDTETIIHLVATSGYRDLLDRFIDALKQVEGAYSLICMTPEGMIACRDPLGIRPLVMGKLEDSYIFASETVALDVVGASYVRDVEPGELVIVKDGELRSIRPFTAIAPRPCIFEWVYFSRPDSIAQDRSVYTVRKGIGAELAIESPVEADLVIPVPDSGVPAAIGYAQQSGIPFELGIIRSHYVGRTFIQPSAEVRRLGVKLKHNANRALIQGKRIILVDDSIVRGTTSLKIVEMMREAGAAEVHMRIASPPTTHSCFYGVDTPERSKLLAAKHNVAQMAEFIKADSLAFVSIDGLYRALGEAKRGEVLPRYCDACFTGDYPTDLTDHDEQASSQLALLDHPA, from the coding sequence ATGCTGACCACACATCCATTCGACACCCCAGACGAGTTTGGGGACAAGCTGCGCGAAGAGTGCGGCGTTTTCGGTGTTTCCGGTGCGGAGGGCGCAGCCGCGCTCGTCGCGCTGGGACTCCATGCACTCCAGCATCGCGGGCAGGAGGCCGCCGGCATCACCAGCTGGGACGGTCACAACTTCCACACCCATCGCGCAATGGGCCATGTCGCGGGCAATTTCGACCGCGACGAGGTGATCCGCGCGCTGGCGGGCACGGTCGCGTGTGGGCATGTCCGTTACTCGACGACGGGCGAGACCGCGCTGCGCAACGTGCAGCCGCTCTATGCCGAATTGGCGAATGGCGGCTTCGCGATCGCGCACAACGGCAACATCTCCAACGCGATGCATCTGCGCCGCGAGCTGATCCGGCGGGGCTCGATCTTCCAGTCGACGTCGGACACCGAGACGATCATCCATCTGGTTGCGACGAGCGGCTATCGCGACCTGCTCGACCGGTTCATCGATGCGCTGAAACAGGTCGAGGGCGCCTATTCGCTGATCTGCATGACGCCCGAGGGGATGATCGCGTGCCGCGACCCGCTGGGCATCCGGCCGCTGGTGATGGGCAAGCTGGAAGACAGCTATATCTTCGCGTCCGAGACGGTCGCGCTAGACGTGGTCGGCGCGAGCTATGTCCGCGATGTCGAGCCGGGCGAACTGGTGATCGTCAAGGATGGCGAGCTGCGCTCGATCCGTCCGTTCACCGCGATCGCACCGCGCCCGTGCATCTTCGAATGGGTCTATTTCAGCCGTCCCGATTCGATCGCGCAGGACCGGTCGGTCTATACCGTGCGCAAGGGCATCGGCGCGGAGCTGGCGATCGAGTCGCCGGTCGAGGCGGATCTGGTGATCCCGGTGCCCGACTCCGGCGTTCCCGCCGCGATCGGCTATGCCCAGCAATCGGGCATTCCGTTCGAACTGGGCATCATCCGGTCGCACTATGTAGGGCGCACCTTCATCCAGCCGAGCGCGGAAGTGCGGCGGCTGGGCGTCAAGCTCAAGCACAATGCCAATCGCGCGCTGATTCAGGGCAAGCGGATCATCCTGGTCGACGACTCCATCGTGCGCGGCACGACGAGCCTGAAAATCGTCGAGATGATGCGCGAGGCCGGCGCGGCGGAGGTGCATATGCGCATCGCGAGCCCGCCGACGACGCACAGCTGCTTCTATGGCGTCGATACGCCCGAACGCTCGAAGCTGCTGGCGGCGAAGCACAATGTCGCCCAGATGGCCGAGTTCATCAAAGCCGACAGCCTGGCGTTCGTGTCGATCGACGGGCTGTACCGCGCATTGGGCGAGGCAAAGCGCGGCGAGGTGCTGCCGCGCTATTGCGACGCGTGCTTCACCGGCGACTATCCCACCGACCTGACCGATCATGACGAACAGGCGAGCAGCCAGCTCGCCTTGCTCGACCATCCCGCCTGA